A part of Capsicum annuum cultivar UCD-10X-F1 chromosome 6, UCD10Xv1.1, whole genome shotgun sequence genomic DNA contains:
- the LOC107855363 gene encoding uncharacterized protein LOC107855363, with product MNRVRAKLPEFCRTPAGVRVRARSPCTTYKKTGSIKSSDSDSKCSSMEMSFNTFQSNPDSEMSGNNSNNNNRVMVVLDPSLDANCALQWALSHTIQSQDTIVLLYVSKISKEGEKVNSEINQRAYELLCSMKNMCQTRKPGVQVEIVMQEGKEKGPVIVENAKQHKVSLLVLGQRKRSIMWRLLRICWRKKSRSRVVEYCIQNANCMTIAVRRKSSKYGGYLITTKRHKNFWLLA from the exons ATGAATCGGGTTCGTGCAAAGTTGCCTGAGTTCTGCAGGACCCCAGCAGGAGTCCGTGTTCGAGCCCGTTCACCTTGTACAACATACAAGAAGACGGGCTCGATCAAATCCAGTGACTCTGACAGTAAATGTAGCAGTATGGAAATGAGCTTCAACACCTTTCAGTCGAACCCGGATTCGGAGATGAGCGGCAATAATAGCAACAATAATAACAGAGTCATGGTTGTGCTTGATCCTAGTCTAGATGCCAATTGTGCTTTGCAATGGGCACTTTCTCATACCATTCAAAGCCAGGATACCATTGTTCTTCTCTATGTCAGCAAAatctcaaaagaag GTGAAAAGGTCAATAGTGAAATTAATCAGAGAGCATATGAACTTCTTTGCTCGATGAAAAATATGTGCCAAACAAGGAAACCAGGG GTGCAAGTGGAGATAGTAATGCAAGAAGGAAAAGAGAAAGGACCAGTAATTGTTGAAAATGCAAAGCAACACAAGGTCTCTTTACTGGTGTTAGGACAGAGGAAAAGATCGATAATGTGGCGCCTGCTAAGGATATGTTGGAGGAAAAAATCAAGAAGCAGAGTTGTGGAATACTGTATTCAGAACGCGAATTGCATGACAATTGCCGTGAGAAGGAAGAGCAGCAAGTATGGAGGATATCTCATTACTACTAAGCGTCATAAGAACTTTTGGCTTTTGGCGTAA
- the LOC107855446 gene encoding ADP,ATP carrier protein ER-ANT1 isoform X1, which translates to METRSENFSVDFLMGGMAAIFAKSAAAPIERVKLLLQNQGELMKRGQLKRPYVGIGDCFRRVLREEGLLSLWRGNQANVIRYFPTQASNFAFKGYYKNLFGYSKEKDGYVKWFAGNVASGSAAGATTSMFLYHLDYARTRLAMDAHDCPVHGKRQFKGLTDVYAKTLSSDGIVGLYRGFGASIMGITLYRGMYFGIYDSMKPIVLVGPLQDNFPASFMLGWSITTFSGVCAYPFDTVRRRMMLTSGHETKYRNSLHALREIIRVEGFAALFRGVSANMLYGVAGAGVLAGYDKLHQIVYRPAYSFESQRAFNK; encoded by the exons ATGGAAACTAGGTCAGAAAACTTCTCTGTGGATTTTCTGATGGGAGGAATGGCAGCCATTTTTGCAAAAAGTGCCGCAGCACCAATTGAGAGAGTAAAACTTTTGTTGCAGAATCAGGGAGAATTAATGAAGAGAGGTCAACTTAAGAGACCTTATGTAGGAATTGGTGATTGCTTTCGAAGAGTTTTGCGGGAGGAGGGGCTTTTGTCATTATGGAGGGGAAACCAGGCCAATGTTATAAGATATTTCCCAACTCAG GCTTCGAACTTTGCTTTCAAAGGTTACTACAAGAACCTCTTTGGATATTCAAAAGAGAAAGATGGATATGTCAAGTGGTTTGCGGGCAATGTGGCTTCCGGTAGTGCTGCTGGAGCAACTACTTCCATGTTCCTTTATCATTTGGACTATGCAAGGACTCGGCTGGCAATGGATGCTCACGATTGTCCAGTTCATGGTAAACGTCAGTTTAAGGGGCTAACAGATGTTTACGCTAAGACATTATCTAGTGATGGAATTGTTGGCCTCTATCGGGGTTTTGGGGCCTCAATTATGGGAATAACACTGTACCGAGGCATGTATTTTGGGATCTACGACTCCATGAAGCCAATTGTTTTAGTTGGACCCTTACAG GACAATTTTCCTGCCAGTTTCATGTTGGGTTGGAGCATAACCACTTTCTCTGGGGTGTGTGCCTATCCATTTGACACAGTCCGCAGAAGAATGATGCTAACTTCAGGGCACGAAACAAAGTATAGGAATTCCTTGCATGCACTCCGTGAAATTATACGCGTTGAAGGTTTTGCTGCACTTTTCAGAGGAGTCAGTGCAAACATGCTGTATGGTGTAGCAGGGGCTGGAGTACTTGCAGGGTATGACAAATTACACCAAATTGTCTATAGACCTGCTTATAGTTTTGAGTCTCAGAGAGCCTTCAACAAATAA
- the LOC107855446 gene encoding ADP,ATP carrier protein ER-ANT1 isoform X2 translates to METRSENFSVDFLMGGMAAIFAKSAAAPIERVKLLLQNQGELMKRGQLKRPYVGIGDCFRRVLREEGLLSLWRGNQANVIRYFPTQASNFAFKGYYKNLFGYSKEKDGYVKWFAGNVASGSAAGATTSMFLYHLDYARTRLAMDAHDCPVHGKRQFKGLTDVYAKTLSSDGIVGLYRGFGASIMGITLYRGMYFGIYDSMKPIVLVGPLQDNFPASFMLGWSITTFSGVCAYPFDTVRRRMMLTSGHETKYRNSLHALREIIRVEGFAALFRGVSANMLYGVAGAGVLAGYTTLYLIHTEGVVT, encoded by the exons ATGGAAACTAGGTCAGAAAACTTCTCTGTGGATTTTCTGATGGGAGGAATGGCAGCCATTTTTGCAAAAAGTGCCGCAGCACCAATTGAGAGAGTAAAACTTTTGTTGCAGAATCAGGGAGAATTAATGAAGAGAGGTCAACTTAAGAGACCTTATGTAGGAATTGGTGATTGCTTTCGAAGAGTTTTGCGGGAGGAGGGGCTTTTGTCATTATGGAGGGGAAACCAGGCCAATGTTATAAGATATTTCCCAACTCAG GCTTCGAACTTTGCTTTCAAAGGTTACTACAAGAACCTCTTTGGATATTCAAAAGAGAAAGATGGATATGTCAAGTGGTTTGCGGGCAATGTGGCTTCCGGTAGTGCTGCTGGAGCAACTACTTCCATGTTCCTTTATCATTTGGACTATGCAAGGACTCGGCTGGCAATGGATGCTCACGATTGTCCAGTTCATGGTAAACGTCAGTTTAAGGGGCTAACAGATGTTTACGCTAAGACATTATCTAGTGATGGAATTGTTGGCCTCTATCGGGGTTTTGGGGCCTCAATTATGGGAATAACACTGTACCGAGGCATGTATTTTGGGATCTACGACTCCATGAAGCCAATTGTTTTAGTTGGACCCTTACAG GACAATTTTCCTGCCAGTTTCATGTTGGGTTGGAGCATAACCACTTTCTCTGGGGTGTGTGCCTATCCATTTGACACAGTCCGCAGAAGAATGATGCTAACTTCAGGGCACGAAACAAAGTATAGGAATTCCTTGCATGCACTCCGTGAAATTATACGCGTTGAAGGTTTTGCTGCACTTTTCAGAGGAGTCAGTGCAAACATGCTGTATGGTGTAGCAGGGGCTGGAGTACTTGCAGG GTATACAACCTTATATTTGATACATACGGAGGGAGTTGTAACATAA
- the LOC107855373 gene encoding subtilisin inhibitor, whose product MSEDPKKLPDELSKESSSAPSPILDWSSQPAGKASWPELLGVTAEEAEKKIKEEKPELKIDIVPPKSMVTMDYHLDRVRLFLDESGKVAQVPRLG is encoded by the exons ATGTCAGAGGATCCAAAGAAGCTCCCTGATGAACTTTCTAAAGAATCATCATCAGCCCCGTCACCCATTCTTG ATTGGAGTAGCCAACCAGCTGGGAAAGCGTCGTGGCCAGAATTACTAGGAGTGACAGCAGAAGAAGCagagaaaaagataaaggagGAGAAGCCAGAACTGAAGATAGatatagttccacctaaatcaatggtGACTATGGATTATCATTTAGACCGGGTTCGCCTCTTCCTGGATGAATCTGGAAAAGTTGCTCAAGTGCCTAGACTTGGCTAA